One Ignavibacterium sp. DNA segment encodes these proteins:
- a CDS encoding NADH-quinone oxidoreductase subunit M has protein sequence MNNFPILTFLTFLPILGMVIVLLLPKKQVQSIKITTLLVTGIQIVLSIFLLMGYNFSAAGINDPASFQFVEKFRWIDITGFAWIGKIKIDYFLGVDGLSTPLVLLTAIVVFIATISSWSIDKSVKGYFAMFLLLDTGMMGTFVALDFFLFYVFWELMLLPMYFLIGIWGGARREYAAIKFFLYTLFGSIFILLVMIGLYFSSMETLADGTRVFTFNMLEMMNPANYTSNGILSPLNPNNLRLLAYIALFAGFAIKIPMFPFHTWLPDAHVEAPTAISVILAGVLLKMGTYGILRLCFPVFPEITYQLAWWIAMFGMINIIYGALTAMAQKDFKKLIAYSSVSHMGFVLLGMSGLNTIGISGAILQMFNHGTITAMLFLIVGVIYDRAHIRDLDAFGGLGKQMPIYTGFVTIAFFAAIGLPGLSGFISEALVFLGGFGSATTRVFTAISTLGILLGATYMLWTMQRVYLGSLNEKWKELKDLTTREYFMLVPLTAIVIFLGVYPSPMLDLMNTSVNAMVKFITDAQGVYSAFNSF, from the coding sequence ATGAATAATTTTCCGATACTAACTTTTTTAACCTTCCTGCCTATACTAGGAATGGTTATTGTTCTTCTGCTTCCCAAAAAGCAGGTGCAATCAATTAAGATAACTACTCTATTAGTTACAGGAATACAGATAGTATTATCAATCTTTCTTTTAATGGGCTATAATTTTTCTGCTGCAGGTATTAATGACCCAGCCTCCTTTCAGTTTGTAGAAAAATTCAGATGGATTGATATTACCGGCTTTGCTTGGATTGGTAAAATTAAAATTGACTATTTTCTCGGCGTTGACGGATTAAGCACGCCGTTAGTGCTGCTTACAGCTATTGTAGTTTTTATTGCAACAATATCATCCTGGAGTATTGATAAATCTGTCAAAGGATATTTTGCAATGTTTCTTTTGCTTGATACCGGCATGATGGGAACATTTGTTGCCCTTGATTTCTTTTTATTCTATGTTTTCTGGGAATTGATGTTACTCCCAATGTATTTCTTAATTGGTATTTGGGGCGGAGCAAGAAGAGAATATGCTGCAATTAAGTTTTTCCTCTATACTTTATTTGGAAGTATTTTCATTTTACTGGTAATGATAGGTTTATATTTCAGCTCAATGGAAACACTTGCCGATGGTACAAGAGTGTTTACATTTAATATGCTTGAGATGATGAATCCAGCTAATTATACTTCTAACGGAATATTATCTCCATTGAATCCGAATAACTTAAGACTTTTAGCATACATTGCTCTTTTTGCCGGCTTTGCAATTAAAATTCCTATGTTCCCCTTCCATACCTGGTTACCAGATGCACACGTAGAAGCTCCTACAGCAATCAGTGTTATTCTTGCCGGAGTGCTGCTTAAAATGGGAACCTACGGAATACTAAGATTGTGTTTTCCTGTTTTTCCGGAAATTACATATCAGCTTGCATGGTGGATTGCAATGTTTGGTATGATCAACATTATTTATGGCGCATTAACCGCTATGGCTCAAAAGGATTTTAAAAAGCTAATTGCATATTCATCTGTTTCGCACATGGGATTTGTATTACTTGGTATGTCAGGTCTAAATACTATTGGTATATCTGGAGCAATTCTTCAGATGTTTAACCACGGAACAATTACTGCTATGCTCTTTTTAATTGTCGGAGTAATTTATGACCGTGCCCATATCAGAGACTTAGACGCTTTTGGTGGTTTAGGTAAACAAATGCCTATATATACCGGATTTGTAACGATAGCATTCTTTGCAGCAATCGGATTACCTGGTTTGAGCGGTTTCATTTCTGAAGCTTTGGTATTTTTAGGCGGATTTGGTTCAGCTACTACACGTGTCTTTACAGCAATATCAACACTTGGTATTTTATTGGGTGCAACTTATATGCTCTGGACTATGCAGAGAGTATATCTCGGCTCATTAAATGAAAAATGGAAAGAACTGAAAGATCTTACTACAAGAGAGTATTTTATGCTTGTCCCGCTTACAGCTATTGTTATCTTTTTAGGTGTTTATCCCTCGCCTATGCTTGATTTGATGAATACATCTGTAAATGCAATGGTTAAGTTTATTACTGATGCACAGGGAGTTTATAGTGCTTTTAATTCATTCTAA
- a CDS encoding NADH-quinone oxidoreductase subunit N: protein MNKLIIPDLINSLNSILPEIVLSLTLVAIILSDLIFHKNKKYLPYIALIGLITTFVFLINQFGKSDPAFPVSAQLSLLSLDPFSLFFKVIILISSFLIILFSMSSKEIETGLNRHGEYYGLIFGMIIGMFFMISANDLILIYLSLELLSLSSYILAGFVKTSLRNSEASLKYLIYGAASSGIMLFGISILFGIFGSTNLQEINALINTPAASQLTFLISVILIFAGIGFKISVVPFHFWTPDVYEGAPITITAFLSVASKAAGFAVLIRFLKVTFIDSLTGNGYWQLIGYIDWQILLIIIAIITMTFGNFAALWQDNLKRMLAYSSIAHAGYLMLGVSVFSDQGLIAVLVYFFIYMFMNLGAFYVVMLIANKINSEDIEDYKGLGYSLPFLGTLLGLFLVSLTGLPPTAGFIGKLYLFIALVDANMITVAIIALLNTVVSLYYYIRVLRVMYLIKSEKTVSINLNPLSFVVLMFMAIPTLVLGVYFSPLVNFAKESVQLLGF from the coding sequence GTGAATAAATTGATTATACCAGATTTAATAAATAGTCTTAATTCTATTTTACCTGAGATAGTACTATCTCTTACCTTAGTTGCAATTATTCTATCAGATTTGATATTTCATAAAAACAAAAAATATCTGCCGTATATTGCCTTAATCGGACTGATAACAACTTTTGTATTTTTAATAAATCAATTTGGTAAATCTGATCCCGCTTTCCCTGTTTCAGCACAATTGAGTCTTCTTTCACTCGATCCGTTTTCTTTGTTCTTCAAAGTCATCATACTTATTAGTTCGTTCTTAATCATTTTGTTTTCAATGTCATCAAAAGAAATTGAAACTGGTTTAAACAGACACGGTGAATATTACGGACTGATATTTGGAATGATAATCGGTATGTTCTTTATGATCTCTGCAAACGATCTCATTCTGATTTATTTATCATTAGAGCTTCTTTCACTTTCATCTTATATCCTTGCAGGATTTGTAAAAACTTCTCTTAGAAACAGCGAAGCTTCGTTGAAATACCTTATTTACGGTGCAGCATCATCAGGTATTATGCTTTTTGGTATATCTATTTTATTTGGAATTTTTGGCTCGACAAATCTTCAGGAAATAAATGCACTGATTAACACCCCTGCAGCAAGTCAGCTTACTTTTTTAATATCTGTTATTTTAATTTTTGCCGGTATCGGATTTAAAATTTCTGTAGTTCCTTTTCACTTCTGGACACCCGATGTTTATGAAGGCGCTCCGATTACTATAACTGCTTTCCTTTCTGTAGCAAGTAAAGCTGCTGGTTTTGCAGTGCTGATACGCTTTCTTAAGGTTACATTTATTGATTCATTAACCGGAAATGGTTACTGGCAATTGATTGGTTATATTGACTGGCAAATTCTTCTGATTATTATTGCGATTATTACAATGACCTTTGGAAACTTTGCAGCTCTTTGGCAGGATAATTTGAAAAGAATGCTGGCTTATTCAAGCATTGCTCATGCCGGTTATTTAATGCTCGGAGTATCTGTTTTTTCTGATCAAGGTTTAATTGCAGTATTGGTTTACTTCTTTATTTACATGTTTATGAACCTTGGCGCTTTTTACGTTGTTATGCTTATTGCAAATAAAATCAATTCAGAAGATATTGAAGATTATAAGGGGCTCGGTTATTCACTTCCATTTCTTGGAACCTTATTAGGATTGTTTTTGGTCTCACTGACAGGATTACCTCCTACTGCCGGATTTATCGGTAAACTTTATCTCTTCATTGCATTAGTTGATGCAAACATGATAACTGTTGCAATTATCGCTTTGCTGAACACTGTCGTTTCACTTTACTATTATATAAGAGTTTTAAGAGTGATGTACTTGATTAAATCTGAAAAAACTGTTTCTATTAATTTGAACCCGCTTAGTTTTGTTGTGTTGATGTTTATGGCTATCCCTACATTAGTACTTGGGGTTTATTTTAGTCCATTGGTAAACTTTGCTAAAGAGTCAGTACAGTTATTAGGATTTTAA
- a CDS encoding Rrf2 family transcriptional regulator, producing the protein MLKLSKKSEYALMAAGYMAVKNQGTAITAKEIANSFNLSYELISKVLQSLSKNQIVVSYKGVKGGYVLSKSPIDISLIDLIKAVEPDYQIAECLRYESKKSCCYEEHCTIKDPLASVQQKIDKVFLETKLSHII; encoded by the coding sequence ATGCTAAAACTTTCAAAAAAATCTGAATATGCATTGATGGCTGCCGGATATATGGCAGTTAAAAATCAGGGAACTGCAATTACAGCCAAAGAAATTGCAAATAGTTTTAATCTCTCGTATGAGTTGATATCCAAAGTTTTACAAAGCTTATCAAAAAATCAGATCGTGGTTTCTTATAAAGGTGTTAAAGGCGGATATGTTTTATCAAAATCACCGATTGATATTTCACTAATAGATTTGATCAAAGCAGTTGAGCCTGATTATCAAATTGCAGAATGCTTAAGATATGAAAGCAAAAAATCTTGCTGCTATGAAGAACACTGCACAATAAAGGATCCGCTTGCATCTGTTCAGCAGAAAATTGATAAAGTATTTTTAGAAACTAAGCTATCACATATTATTTAA
- a CDS encoding iron-sulfur cluster assembly accessory protein codes for MNTDKTEAEITVTEKAVNEIKKIMEENKITPEFGLRIGVKGGGAAGLTYSLGFDPDTRDGDTIIEQNGLKLLIDGKSLFYLSGIQLDYSDGLNGKGFVFKNPNDTKSCGCEG; via the coding sequence ATGAATACAGATAAAACAGAAGCTGAAATTACCGTTACTGAAAAAGCAGTAAACGAGATAAAAAAAATTATGGAGGAAAATAAAATTACTCCGGAATTTGGATTGAGAATCGGAGTAAAAGGCGGTGGAGCTGCAGGATTAACATATTCTTTAGGATTTGATCCTGACACAAGAGATGGTGATACAATTATCGAACAAAACGGACTTAAACTTTTGATAGATGGTAAAAGTTTATTTTATCTAAGCGGTATCCAGTTAGATTATTCTGATGGTTTGAATGGAAAGGGATTTGTTTTTAAAAATCCTAACGATACTAAAAGCTGTGGTTGTGAAGGTTAA
- a CDS encoding superoxide dismutase, translating to MAKFELPQLPYSYDALEPYIDKMTMEIHHTKHHNAYVTNLNKALEGTEHEGKSLEEMFTMISKLPAGVRNNGGGHWNHSLFWTLMKQNGGGKPNGKVADAINSAFGSFDEFKSKFNTAAATRFGSGWAWLLVQDGKLVVSSTPNQDNPLMDVAEVKGTPILGIDVWEHAYYLKYQNRRPEYVDNWWNVVNWDKVNELFSKA from the coding sequence ATGGCTAAATTTGAATTACCCCAACTTCCCTATTCGTATGATGCACTTGAACCTTACATTGATAAAATGACAATGGAAATTCATCATACAAAACATCACAACGCTTATGTTACAAATCTTAATAAAGCATTGGAAGGAACTGAACACGAGGGAAAATCTTTAGAAGAAATGTTTACAATGATTTCAAAACTTCCTGCCGGAGTTAGAAATAACGGCGGCGGTCACTGGAACCATTCCTTGTTTTGGACATTGATGAAACAGAATGGCGGCGGAAAACCAAACGGTAAAGTTGCTGATGCAATTAACTCAGCTTTTGGTTCATTTGACGAATTTAAATCTAAATTCAATACTGCTGCTGCAACTCGTTTTGGTTCCGGATGGGCTTGGTTACTTGTTCAGGATGGAAAACTTGTTGTTTCTTCAACTCCAAATCAGGATAATCCTTTAATGGATGTTGCTGAAGTTAAAGGTACACCAATCTTAGGTATTGATGTTTGGGAACACGCTTATTATCTGAAGTATCAGAACAGAAGACCTGAATATGTTGATAATTGGTGGAATGTTGTTAACTGGGATAAAGTTAACGAGCTTTTTTCTAAAGCATAA
- a CDS encoding LON peptidase substrate-binding domain-containing protein produces MKTIPIFPLNLVVFPGSKYPLHIFEERYKILIQKCLREKSGFGIVSSFDNKISDVGVYVLIDSVLKYYDNGESDIVVTGIERFLIANIYTHPDGYSIAEVEKYTDASFNIDDSLISYLKSKFEEIVELANYKLEESFWNNFKNAELKSYKIAEKSGLSYEQQQEFLILKNENDRLTYLINYFLSIKEKVSAAENLKRIIMNNGYLN; encoded by the coding sequence ATGAAAACAATACCTATTTTCCCGTTAAACTTAGTAGTATTCCCAGGTTCAAAATATCCATTACACATATTTGAAGAACGATACAAGATTTTAATTCAAAAATGTCTGAGGGAAAAATCAGGATTCGGAATTGTTTCTTCATTTGATAATAAAATATCTGATGTAGGTGTTTATGTATTAATAGATTCAGTATTGAAATACTATGATAACGGGGAATCAGATATTGTTGTTACAGGGATTGAAAGATTTTTGATTGCTAATATTTATACTCATCCTGATGGATATAGTATTGCTGAAGTTGAAAAATATACTGATGCCAGTTTTAATATTGATGACAGTCTTATCTCTTATTTGAAATCGAAATTTGAAGAAATTGTTGAATTAGCAAACTATAAACTGGAAGAATCATTCTGGAATAATTTCAAAAATGCAGAGCTTAAATCGTACAAGATTGCAGAAAAATCGGGACTTAGTTATGAGCAGCAACAGGAATTTTTAATCCTGAAAAATGAAAACGACAGATTAACTTATCTGATAAATTATTTTCTATCGATTAAAGAGAAAGTATCTGCTGCAGAAAACCTGAAACGCATTATAATGAATAATGGATATTTGAATTAA
- a CDS encoding N-6 DNA methylase, protein MKVANPYHPKFFSLFCREALTYGRQDFWTTTSNKQLNFVQHVRSMLKADGKAAVVVPDNVLLKAVQEKQLEKDC, encoded by the coding sequence ATTAAAGTAGCTAATCCTTACCATCCAAAGTTTTTTTCGTTATTTTGCAGGGAAGCACTCACTTACGGAAGACAGGATTTCTGGACAACAACTTCAAACAAGCAGTTGAATTTTGTTCAGCATGTACGATCAATGCTCAAAGCAGATGGCAAAGCTGCAGTAGTTGTTCCTGATAATGTTTTGTTGAAGGCGGTGCAGGAGAAACAGTTAGAAAAAGACTGCTGA
- a CDS encoding F0F1 ATP synthase subunit epsilon: protein MFELNLEIITPSKSAFNGEIKAITVPGTKGRFQVLKNHAPIISTFEVGMIKVDLPDGKSDYYATAGGTIEVLDNKVLVLADSIEEVSEIDEERALKAKQRAEERLSAKNSKINITRAEAALARANNRIQIKEKYK from the coding sequence ATGTTTGAATTAAATTTAGAAATAATTACTCCATCAAAGTCTGCTTTTAATGGTGAGATAAAAGCAATTACAGTCCCGGGAACAAAGGGCAGATTTCAGGTACTAAAAAATCACGCTCCAATAATCAGTACTTTCGAAGTCGGAATGATTAAAGTTGATCTGCCTGATGGAAAATCAGATTACTATGCAACAGCAGGCGGCACAATTGAAGTTCTTGACAACAAGGTTCTTGTGTTAGCTGATTCAATTGAAGAAGTATCTGAAATAGATGAAGAACGTGCATTAAAAGCTAAACAAAGAGCAGAAGAGAGATTATCTGCAAAGAACAGCAAGATAAATATTACAAGGGCTGAGGCTGCACTGGCAAGAGCTAATAATAGAATCCAGATCAAGGAAAAGTATAAATAG
- the atpD gene encoding F0F1 ATP synthase subunit beta — protein sequence MSEIKGKIIQIIGPVVDIEFEGGHLPNIYNSIRIPRVSTEGKSEDLVVEVQQHLGEDRVRAVAMDSTDGLVRGMDVFDTGKPITVPVGPATLGRLINVIGDGIDGLGEIKSEKRYPIHRAAPAFKNLTTNTQMFETGIKVIDLMEPYSRGGKTGLFGGAGVGKTVIIQELIDNIAKQHGGYSVFAGVGERTREGNDLWLEMKESGVIDKTALVFGQMNEPPGARLRVALTGLTIAEYFRDEEGRDVLLFVDNIFRFTQAGSEVSALLGRMPSAVGYQPNLATEMGALQERITSTDKGSITSVQAIYVPADDLTDPAPAAAFAHLDATTVLSRQISELGIYPAVDPLESTSRILEPGILGQEHYDVAKNCKEILQHYKDLQDIINILGMDELSDDDKIVVRRARRIQRFFSQPFHVAEAFTGKAGKYVKLEDTIRGFKGIIDGKYDDLPESAFMYVGTIEEAIENAKKMAG from the coding sequence ATGAGCGAGATAAAAGGCAAAATTATTCAGATTATCGGACCTGTTGTTGATATCGAATTTGAAGGTGGTCATCTTCCAAATATTTATAACTCAATAAGAATTCCAAGAGTCTCTACAGAAGGCAAAAGTGAGGATCTTGTGGTTGAAGTTCAGCAGCATCTCGGTGAAGATAGAGTAAGAGCAGTTGCTATGGATTCAACTGATGGATTAGTTAGAGGTATGGATGTGTTTGATACCGGTAAACCAATAACTGTTCCTGTTGGACCTGCAACTCTCGGTAGATTGATTAATGTAATTGGTGATGGAATTGACGGACTTGGCGAAATAAAATCAGAAAAACGATATCCAATTCATAGAGCTGCCCCTGCGTTCAAAAATTTAACTACTAATACACAGATGTTTGAAACCGGTATTAAGGTGATTGACTTGATGGAACCATACAGCCGTGGTGGTAAAACAGGGCTATTTGGCGGTGCAGGTGTTGGTAAAACAGTAATCATTCAAGAATTGATTGACAATATTGCAAAACAACACGGAGGTTATTCTGTATTTGCCGGTGTAGGTGAAAGAACACGTGAAGGAAATGATCTTTGGCTCGAAATGAAAGAGTCGGGTGTAATTGATAAAACTGCATTGGTATTTGGTCAGATGAATGAACCGCCTGGCGCAAGATTGCGTGTAGCTTTAACAGGATTAACGATTGCTGAATATTTTAGAGATGAAGAGGGAAGAGATGTTCTTTTATTTGTTGATAACATTTTCCGTTTCACTCAGGCAGGTTCAGAAGTATCCGCACTTTTAGGAAGAATGCCTTCAGCTGTTGGTTATCAGCCTAATCTTGCTACTGAAATGGGTGCACTACAGGAAAGAATTACTTCTACAGATAAAGGATCAATTACATCTGTTCAGGCAATTTATGTTCCTGCAGATGATTTAACTGACCCTGCTCCTGCAGCTGCATTTGCCCACCTTGATGCAACAACTGTGTTAAGCCGTCAGATTTCAGAGCTTGGTATTTACCCTGCTGTTGATCCGCTCGAATCAACTTCAAGAATTCTTGAGCCTGGCATTTTAGGACAAGAGCATTACGATGTTGCAAAAAACTGTAAAGAGATCCTTCAGCATTACAAAGACCTTCAGGATATCATTAACATTCTTGGTATGGACGAGCTTTCTGATGATGATAAAATTGTAGTAAGAAGAGCCAGAAGAATACAGAGATTTTTTAGTCAGCCTTTCCACGTAGCTGAAGCATTTACAGGTAAAGCAGGAAAATATGTTAAGTTGGAAGATACAATCCGCGGTTTCAAGGGAATCATTGATGGTAAGTATGATGATCTTCCTGAATCAGCGTTTATGTATGTCGGTACAATTGAAGAGGCAATTGAAAATGCTAAAAAGATGGCTGGATAA